The Candidatus Hydrogenedentota bacterium genomic interval ATAGCGTGCCGCTTACCCCGATAAACAGGCCTTCCAGTATGAAAATCAGGAGAATCGATCGGCTGCCGACGCCGATGGTGCGCAGAATGCCGATATCGTGCCGTTTCTCCATGACAACCATGATCAGCGTGCTCATGATGTTGAACGCGGCCACGAGCACGATGAAGGCCAGGATGATGAACATGGCGACTTTTTCCTGCCAGATGGCGCTGAAAAAATCCGCCTGGCTTTCATACCATGTCGTGGTGCGAAGTCCGAGTTCTTTTTCGATGCGGTTTCCCACGCGCTCCGCGATGAACGGATCGGTCAGGCGACAATGCACCGCGTCCACGCCTTCCCGGCCGGTCAGCATCGAAATCGTCGCGATGTCCACGAACGCGTACAGGGCGTCCCAATCGGCCATCTGCGCCTGCGAAATGCCGCTGACGGTCATCCAGATGCCGCTGCCGGCGATGGCGCCCATGGGGCCGACCTTGCGGCGGGGCGTGATAACTTGGACCTCGTCGCCGGGCCGGACTCCGAGTTTCATCGCGAGTTTGTATCCGAGCACGATCTCTTTCTCGCCGGGCAGGCGTCCGGCGCCAAACTGCCGCCCGCCCTTGGACGTAAGGTTGTCGGCTAGTTCGGTAATGTCCTGTTCGAGCGCGACATCCACGCCGACCACATAGGCGAATCCGAATTCATCCTGATCGCGATGCCGGACGCGGATGACGGCCTCGGTTTGCGAAACGGGACCGGCAGCGAGAATTTCCGGGCAGATCTCGCGGATTTCCCGGGCCACTTCGCCCGGATCGGCAATGGTCGTGCCGAATTCCTCGACCGTCAGATGGGATCGGTTGCCGATAAT includes:
- a CDS encoding lipoprotein-releasing ABC transporter permease subunit, encoding MRFESYVAFRYLRGKRKSRFISLISVISVAGVAIGVMALIVVMSVMTGFDIALRDTIIGNRSHLTVEEFGTTIADPGEVAREIREICPEILAAGPVSQTEAVIRVRHRDQDEFGFAYVVGVDVALEQDITELADNLTSKGGRQFGAGRLPGEKEIVLGYKLAMKLGVRPGDEVQVITPRRKVGPMGAIAGSGIWMTVSGISQAQMADWDALYAFVDIATISMLTGREGVDAVHCRLTDPFIAERVGNRIEKELGLRTTTWYESQADFFSAIWQEKVAMFIILAFIVLVAAFNIMSTLIMVVMEKRHDIGILRTIGVGSRSILLIFILEGLFIGVSGTLFGMIAGTLLAYNLNPVAVFIARLMNIDIFNSQFYYFDRIPVAIVPLDIMWITVSAVILTFVSTLYPAWSASRLDPVEALRYE